From one Brevibacterium sp. 'Marine' genomic stretch:
- a CDS encoding YchJ family metal-binding protein, with product MTCPCSGMPPGTDYDDCCRPALDGETWPTTAEALMRSRYTAFVCGNEDHLFRTWHAKTRPDDVGVDDATTWLGLEIEATTGGGVDDSTGTVHFRARFRDHLGDHVLEENSSFVRRAGRWMYLEALES from the coding sequence ATGACCTGCCCCTGCTCCGGAATGCCTCCGGGTACCGACTACGACGACTGCTGCCGTCCAGCCCTCGACGGCGAAACGTGGCCCACCACCGCCGAGGCGCTCATGCGCTCCCGCTACACCGCCTTCGTCTGCGGCAACGAAGACCACCTCTTCCGCACCTGGCACGCCAAGACCCGACCCGACGATGTCGGCGTCGATGACGCCACCACGTGGCTCGGTCTCGAAATCGAGGCAACCACTGGCGGGGGAGTCGACGATTCCACCGGCACTGTGCACTTCCGCGCGCGATTCCGGGACCACCTCGGCGATCATGTTCTCGAAGAGAACTCCTCCTTCGTCCGCAGAGCCGGCCGGTGGATGTACCTCGAAGCCCTCGAAAGCTGA
- a CDS encoding PIG-L deacetylase family protein: protein MTEIPLFDDSDINRVLCVVAHPDDMEYGGSAAVAKWTDEGKEVAYLLLTRGEAGIRNMPPEEVAPLRADEQRRACNMVGVDDLEILDFPDGLLESTHELRKAIARKIREFRPNAVVVTTFDLKVQWGLNHVDHRHAGVATVDAIRDADNPWVFTDLKYEGLEAWKADRLLINGGQPTHAVALTAEHVNRGVRSLEAHKVYLNALGDHPAPKDMIPGITTSGGELAGVDYALPITVIDM, encoded by the coding sequence ATGACTGAGATCCCGCTTTTCGATGACTCTGATATCAACCGTGTGCTCTGCGTGGTCGCGCACCCCGACGATATGGAATACGGCGGTTCGGCGGCAGTGGCAAAATGGACCGATGAAGGCAAGGAGGTCGCCTATCTCTTGCTCACCCGCGGGGAGGCGGGGATCCGGAATATGCCCCCTGAGGAGGTGGCACCGCTGCGCGCGGATGAGCAGCGTCGGGCGTGCAATATGGTCGGCGTCGACGATCTGGAGATCCTCGACTTCCCGGATGGTCTGCTGGAATCCACGCACGAGTTGCGAAAGGCGATTGCGCGGAAAATTCGTGAGTTCCGACCGAACGCGGTCGTCGTGACAACCTTCGACCTCAAGGTTCAGTGGGGACTCAATCATGTCGACCATCGCCATGCCGGCGTCGCCACCGTCGATGCGATCCGCGATGCCGACAATCCCTGGGTCTTCACCGACCTCAAGTACGAGGGACTCGAAGCGTGGAAGGCGGATCGACTGCTCATCAACGGAGGACAGCCCACACACGCCGTGGCGCTCACGGCCGAGCACGTCAATCGTGGTGTGCGCTCCCTCGAGGCGCACAAGGTCTATTTGAACGCGCTCGGCGACCATCCGGCACCGAAGGACATGATTCCCGGAATCACCACGAGCGGTGGAGAACTCGCCGGCGTCGACTATGCCCTGCCGATCACCGTCATCGACATGTGA
- a CDS encoding DUF2087 domain-containing protein, translated as MTKDNDFKKLVRTRMTETGENFTTARTALIAAKQNANQSAVPRSTTGRGATIDSEIARFRAKTLRTFMPDGRLVAIPTKRRALVLVLIEVLAAIEPDRVYSEKRLGAILSDFHPDFALLRRELIDYRLLERNAHTGEYWVNPNPPTHTGSQAQEMAGLEVFLR; from the coding sequence ATGACCAAGGACAACGATTTCAAGAAACTCGTTCGCACGCGGATGACCGAAACCGGTGAGAACTTCACCACGGCCCGCACCGCGCTGATCGCCGCGAAACAGAACGCGAACCAGAGTGCAGTGCCCCGGTCGACTACCGGCCGCGGAGCCACCATCGACTCGGAGATCGCACGGTTTCGGGCGAAGACACTGAGAACATTCATGCCCGACGGCCGCCTCGTCGCCATTCCGACGAAACGCCGTGCCCTCGTACTCGTCCTCATCGAAGTCCTCGCCGCCATAGAACCAGACCGGGTCTACAGCGAGAAACGGCTGGGCGCCATCCTCAGTGATTTCCACCCGGACTTCGCCCTGCTGCGGCGTGAACTCATCGACTATCGGCTGCTCGAACGCAATGCCCACACCGGCGAATACTGGGTCAACCCGAACCCGCCGACTCATACAGGCTCACAAGCCCAGGAAATGGCCGGGCTCGAGGTATTTCTGCGCTGA
- a CDS encoding HhH-GPD-type base excision DNA repair protein — protein sequence MTSLFLSGDPKADALLAEDRFALLVGMLLDQQVTMESAFAGPAKLAERLGNLDIDEIAEMNPDDFLDIFAQTPAVHRFPKSMAGRVQKLAAAIIDDYDGNPEAIWTEGDPSGAEVLKRLKKLPGFGDQKAKIFLALLGKQFELRAEGWQKAAGDYGDPDARRSIADVRDDVTLQEVRAFKKQQKAAAKAAKAANI from the coding sequence ATGACTTCACTGTTCCTGTCTGGAGACCCGAAGGCCGATGCGCTGTTGGCCGAAGACCGCTTCGCCCTGCTCGTCGGAATGCTGCTTGATCAGCAGGTGACCATGGAGAGTGCCTTCGCGGGTCCGGCCAAGCTCGCTGAACGACTGGGCAATCTCGACATCGACGAGATCGCAGAGATGAATCCGGATGATTTCCTCGACATCTTCGCGCAGACTCCCGCGGTGCACCGGTTTCCGAAGTCGATGGCCGGACGCGTGCAGAAGCTCGCGGCAGCCATCATCGACGACTACGACGGGAATCCCGAGGCGATCTGGACTGAGGGTGATCCCAGCGGCGCTGAGGTGCTCAAACGTCTGAAGAAGCTGCCCGGTTTCGGTGATCAGAAGGCCAAGATCTTCCTGGCCCTGCTCGGCAAGCAGTTCGAACTTCGGGCCGAGGGCTGGCAGAAGGCCGCTGGTGACTACGGAGACCCAGATGCCCGCCGTTCGATCGCCGATGTCCGCGATGACGTCACTCTGCAAGAGGTGCGTGCCTTCAAGAAGCAGCAGAAGGCTGCGGCCAAGGCGGCAAAGGCTGCAAACATATAG
- a CDS encoding NAD(P)-binding domain-containing protein, with protein MVCRINELLIDSHWPIVIIGAGQAGLSAAHYLWRDGLAPGKDFIILDAGEGPGGAWRERWDSLTLGTTNHISDLPGFPLGRPDPNVPASQVVSDYYSRFERELELCVIRPAEVETVRSEEPGQGRFTIVATIDGGQVTLSTDFLINATGTWTQPYVPFVPGIGEFEGHQLHTVNFRDVEDFRGLRTLVVGGGISATQFLLELAEVTDALWATRRPPNFTSREFDGQWGLEVERAVRERTLSGMAPASVVRTTGLPIRREFRVGIDSGILVSRGMFDRILPHGVHFPGIGDSEPPTSAEGLGPSASDHLAVPESWAPFDEPRDEEIDVIFWNTGFRAALKHLAPLRLRTPDGGISMDTEVAVKDDPRLFLVGYGSASSTVGATRAGRIAARELLKRMSDGRQAQRRSGALST; from the coding sequence ATGGTGTGCCGAATCAACGAGCTCCTGATCGATTCTCATTGGCCGATCGTCATCATCGGCGCGGGCCAAGCCGGACTGTCCGCAGCACATTATCTCTGGCGCGACGGCCTCGCACCGGGCAAAGACTTCATCATCCTCGATGCCGGAGAGGGCCCTGGTGGAGCCTGGCGCGAACGGTGGGACTCCCTGACCTTGGGCACCACCAACCACATCTCCGACCTGCCTGGATTCCCTCTCGGACGTCCCGACCCGAACGTCCCCGCCTCGCAGGTCGTGTCCGACTACTATTCCCGCTTCGAACGCGAGCTCGAACTCTGTGTCATCCGCCCGGCTGAAGTGGAGACCGTTCGGTCCGAAGAACCCGGACAGGGACGGTTCACCATCGTTGCCACCATCGACGGCGGACAGGTGACGCTCTCCACCGACTTTCTCATCAACGCGACCGGCACCTGGACCCAGCCTTACGTCCCCTTCGTCCCTGGCATCGGCGAGTTCGAGGGCCACCAGCTGCATACCGTGAACTTCCGAGACGTCGAAGACTTTCGGGGACTGCGCACACTCGTCGTCGGCGGCGGAATCTCCGCCACCCAGTTTCTTCTCGAACTCGCCGAGGTGACCGACGCTCTCTGGGCCACACGCCGTCCCCCGAACTTCACGTCCAGAGAATTCGACGGCCAGTGGGGCCTCGAAGTCGAACGGGCCGTCCGGGAGCGAACACTGTCCGGTATGGCCCCTGCCAGCGTCGTCCGAACCACCGGACTGCCGATCCGCCGCGAATTCCGAGTCGGAATCGACTCGGGAATTCTGGTCTCTCGCGGCATGTTCGACCGCATCCTTCCGCACGGTGTCCACTTCCCCGGAATCGGCGACTCCGAACCTCCGACCTCGGCGGAGGGTCTCGGTCCTTCAGCCAGCGACCATCTGGCAGTGCCCGAGTCATGGGCTCCATTCGACGAACCACGAGACGAAGAGATCGACGTGATCTTCTGGAATACAGGGTTCCGGGCGGCGCTCAAACACCTTGCACCGCTGCGTCTTCGCACACCGGATGGCGGGATCTCCATGGACACCGAGGTCGCGGTCAAAGACGATCCGCGGCTGTTCCTCGTCGGCTACGGATCAGCCAGTTCTACGGTCGGAGCCACCAGAGCGGGAAGGATTGCGGCCCGGGAACTGCTCAAACGCATGTCCGACGGTCGGCAGGCTCAGCGCAGGTCTGGGGCTTTGAGCACCTGA
- a CDS encoding phosphoribosyltransferase, translated as MAYHADSTDLDEKEILSWDMFGRSAREMAQTIADSDYDPEIVIAVARGGLLPAGALAYALGLKLSDAINVEFYTDVHETLPDPILLAPMLDIEAIKGKKLLVVDDVADSGRTLALVLELLRKHGAEAQSAVIYAKSASIIDPDFVWKRTDQWIVFPWSAEPPVEPSK; from the coding sequence ATGGCCTACCACGCCGATTCGACCGATCTCGACGAAAAAGAGATTCTCAGCTGGGACATGTTCGGCCGGTCGGCGCGGGAAATGGCGCAGACCATCGCGGATTCCGACTACGATCCCGAGATCGTCATCGCCGTGGCCCGCGGTGGACTGCTGCCTGCCGGAGCACTGGCCTACGCCCTCGGGCTCAAGCTCTCCGACGCCATCAACGTCGAGTTCTACACCGACGTCCACGAGACCCTGCCCGACCCGATCCTGCTCGCCCCGATGCTCGACATCGAAGCGATCAAGGGTAAGAAGCTGCTCGTCGTCGACGACGTCGCCGACTCCGGCCGCACCCTGGCTCTCGTCCTCGAACTGCTGCGCAAACACGGTGCGGAAGCCCAGTCGGCCGTCATCTATGCGAAGTCCGCATCGATCATCGACCCGGACTTCGTGTGGAAGCGCACCGATCAGTGGATCGTCTTCCCCTGGTCGGCCGAGCCTCCCGTCGAACCCAGCAAGTAA